In Dendropsophus ebraccatus isolate aDenEbr1 chromosome 14, aDenEbr1.pat, whole genome shotgun sequence, the following proteins share a genomic window:
- the LOC138771906 gene encoding E3 ubiquitin/ISG15 ligase TRIM25-like, with amino-acid sequence MASAHLMDELTCSICLNIYTDPVTLRCGHNFCRECIERVLEKSGHCRCPECRAHFAERPALQRNIALHNIAERFHSAHADVEDTAISCTYCIHLPATASKSCIHCEAALCEEHLRVHSKSPEHVLVEPGCSLEMRKCPTHKKILEYYCMQDSTCICVSCCLTGEHVGHKVVPRKEEQEPVSEMKEIKLAMKMGHLEREAHHDANICNLQDCTMDSGDVGGSDPEEDLLWTMLGKRFAHLGDYLRTLCSIKKTPPQTSKRVNRRVRDLLLDIATAGPNLEILEGLRTVAWSGGIHSYPETSESFLCSQVLSSTSFDSGKHKWKLETSAVGNWRLGVSYGSMARRGVHAIVGNNQKSWCLLRAKQQYSVIHNDREIQLRPDPSCCMIGIVLDYEAGRLTFYELCDPIRHLYTFNVTFTEPLYAAVWIHNAWVRIRLYDYVTRDYED; translated from the coding sequence ATGGCATCTGCACATCTCATGGACGAGCTGACCTGCTCCATCTGCCTGAATATCTACACCGATCCCGTCACCCTGAGATGTGGACATAACTTCTGCCGGGAATGCATTGAGCGGGTGCTGGAGAAGTCCGGACACTGTAGATGTCCTGAGTGCAGAGCACACTTTGCAGAACGTCCTGCTCTGCAGAGGAACATCGCTCTGCATAACATAGCAGAACGATTCCACTCTGCTCATGCGGATGTGGAGGATACTGCTATCTCCTGCACTTACTGCATTCATCTTCCTGCGACGGCATCTAAATCCTGCATCCACTGTGAAGCTGCTCTATGTGAGGAACATCTCAGAGTCCACAGCAAGTCACCGGAGCACGTCCTGGTGGAACCCGGCTGTTCCCTGGAGATGAGAAAATGCCCAACGCATAAGAAGATCCTTGAATATTACTGCATGCAAGATTCCACttgtatctgtgtgtcctgctgCCTGACAGGAGAACAtgtagggcataaggtggtgccaAGGAAAGAAGAGCAAGAACCAGTCTCGGAGATGAAGGAGATCAAGCTAGCCATGAAGATGGGTCATCTGGAAAGGGAAGCCCACCATGATGCCAACATCTGTAATCTTCAGGACTGTACCATGGATAGTGGTGACGTGGGTGGATCTGATCCTGAAGAAGATCTGCTCTGGACCATGTTAGGAAAGAGATTTGCACATCTTGGTGATTATCTAAGAACCTTATGCTCCAttaaaaaaacacccccacagaCAAGCAAACGGGTTAACAGAAGGGTCCGGGACTTATTACTAGACATAGCCACGGCTGGCCCCAATCTGGAGATACTAGAGGGTCTCAGGACCGTCGCCTGGTCTGGAGGAATCCATAGCTATCCCGAGACATCGGAGAGCTTTCTGTGCTCCCAGGTGTTGAGTAGCACCAGTTTCGACTCTGGGAAGCATAAATGGAAGCTGGAGACCAGTGCGGTGGGGAACTGGAGGCTGGGGGTCAGCTACGGCAGCATGGCCAGGAGAGGCGTACACGCCATAGTCGGGAATAACCAGAAGTCCTGGTGCTTATTACGAGCCAAGCAGCAGTATTCAGTGATCCACAATGACAGGGAGATCCAGCTACGCCCCGACCCATCGTGTTGTATGATTGGGATCGTCCTGGATTATGAGGCCGGCCGGTTGACCTTCTATGAGCTTTGTGACCCAATAAGGCACCTGTACACGTTCAACGTCACCTTCACCGAGCCCCTGTATGCCGCAGTCTGGATACATAATGCCTGGGTGAGGATCAGACTGTATGATTATGTCACTAGAGACTATGAGGactaa
- the LOC138771979 gene encoding E3 ubiquitin/ISG15 ligase TRIM25-like, with protein sequence MDSVDLKDELTCSVCLNIFRDPVTLRCGHNFCMECIDGLLGKQDSTRVYKCPVCNKLFSKRPSLERNVTLSSIAQRFLSAKPEQKEEAGIFCTYCIHSSVAAVKSCLLCEASLCEDHLRVHSKSSEHVLSNPTASPEVTKCSIHNEILKYYCSKDKVCICVSCSLVGKHKGHQVDLLPDAAHNMKEQLKDIHESLTKLKDETENKLKFLQDRKTKLSETSAEIKERYRTIIQNIRSQLDLLETQVVSDVSRQEDKASISLSDLIQQLENERDDLSAIIRNIKEICDMTNPLTVLQDGAVFIDEEDTEDKETEEPDIHTVGNFDESLLFEMLHTKISDIAKSINNYLFCHEATGLSLDANTTSGYLCLSKDLKSASCMGYGRKDLTTHAQVLSTKSFSSGRHYWEMENNGTNGWMIGMCYPSIERNGPKSWAGDNNKSWGLRREDNKYSVSHDGQVISLCPNGSVDRVRVYLDYEAGRLSFYELCHPLKHLHTFKTTFTEPLHVVSSVWNQSWLRFRS encoded by the coding sequence ATGGACTCCGTAGATCTGAAGGACGAGTTGACCTGCTCCGTCTGTCTAAACATTTTTAGGGATCCTGTAACCCTAagatgtggacacaacttctgcaTGGAGTGTATTGATGGTCTGCTGGGTAAACAGGACTCCACCCGGGTGTATAAATGTCCTGTCTGCAACAAGCTATTCAGCAAGAGGCCATCGTTGGAGAGGAACGTTACTCTAAGCAGCATAGCACAGCGTTTCCTGTCGGCCAAACCAgagcagaaggaggaggcaggGATCTTCTGCACTTACTGCATTCACTCTTCAGTAGCTGCTGTCAAGTCCTGCTTGTTGTGCGAGGCGTCTCTGTGTGAAGATCACCTAAGAGTCCACAGCAAGTCCTCAGAACACGTCTTATCCAATCCCACTGCTTCACCAGAGGTCACCAAATGTTCTATTCACAATGAGATCCTTAAGTATTACTGCTCTAAGGACAAGGTCTGTATCTGTGTTTCTTGCTCTCTGGTCGGGAAACACAAAGGACATCAAGTGGATCTCCTACCCGATGCCGCACATAACATGAAGGAACAATTAAAAGATATCCATGAATCCCTCACCAAGTTGAAGGACGAGACTGAGAACAAGCTAAAGTTCCTACAGGACCGTAAGACAAAGCTCTCCGAAACATCTGCTGAGATAAAGGAGAGATATAGAACCATTATACAGAACATTCGAAGTCAGCTTGACCTGCTAGAAACCCAAGTAGTGAGTGATGTCTCCAGGCAAGAAGACAAGGCATCAATCTCACTATCCGATCTAATCCAGCAGCTGGAAAACGAGAGGGATGACCTGTCCGCTATTATCCGGAACATCAAGGAGATTTGCGATATGACCAATCCATTGACTGTCTTACAAGACGGTGCTGTCTTTATTGATGAGGAAGACACAGAAGATAAGGAAACGGAAGAGCCTGATATCCATACAGTCGGGAATTTTGACGAAAGTCTACTCTTTGAGATGTTACATACAAAAATATCTGATATAGCAAAGAGTATTAATAATTACCTTTTCTGCCATGAAGCTACTGGCCTGTCACTGGACGCCAACACGACTTCTGGTTACTTATGCTTATCAAAGGATCTTAAGTCTGCTTCCTGTATGGGCTATGGCCGAAAAGACCTTACCACCCATGCCCAGGTGTTGAGTACCAAGAGCTTTTCATCAGGACGCCACTATTGGGAGATGGAAAACAATGGGACAAATGGCTGGATGATAGGAatgtgttatcccagtatagAGAGAAATGGGCCAAAGTCTTGGGCTGGAGATAACAATAAATCTTGGGGCTTAAGGAGAGAAGACAATAAATATTCAGTAAGTCATGATGGTCAAGTCATCTCACTGTGCCCAAACGGTTCTGTCGATAGGGTCAGGGTTTACCTAGATTATGAGGCTGGCCGTCTATCCTTTTATGAGCTCTGTCACCCATTAAAGCACTTACACACCTTCAAAACCACCTTTACCGAGCCCCTCCATGTGGTCTCCTCTGTGTGGAACCAATCCTGGTTAAGATTCAGGAGCTAG